A DNA window from Gillisia sp. Hel1_33_143 contains the following coding sequences:
- a CDS encoding PH domain-containing protein has product MSLISSLLGNAGAIEKSVLEKDYAKLLIPSEGIEAGFKIIRDTFIFTNKRLIIVDVQGLTGRKIEYFSVSYKSISRFSIETAGSFDLDAELKIWISGEQSPSISKRFNRNVNIYEVQQLLAEFTL; this is encoded by the coding sequence ATGAGTTTGATCTCTTCCCTGTTAGGGAACGCAGGTGCAATAGAAAAAAGTGTACTAGAGAAAGATTATGCTAAGCTTTTAATACCATCAGAAGGTATAGAAGCTGGTTTTAAGATCATTAGAGACACTTTTATCTTCACCAATAAAAGACTCATTATTGTAGACGTTCAAGGACTTACAGGGAGAAAGATCGAATATTTCTCTGTTAGTTATAAGAGCATTAGTAGATTTAGCATAGAAACTGCGGGCAGTTTTGACCTGGATGCAGAATTAAAAATCTGGATCTCCGGAGAACAAAGTCCTTCAATTTCTAAGCGTTTTAATAGGAATGTTAATATTTATGAAGTGCAACAATTATTAGCAGAGTTCACATTATAA
- a CDS encoding NAD(P)-dependent alcohol dehydrogenase, whose product MSEVKAYAAQSSTADLKPFDITRREITEEDVEIDILYCGVCHSDIHTVRNDWKNAKYPSVPGHEIIGRVVKAGKNANKFEKGDLVGVGCMVDSCQHCDSCKEGLEQYCENGATYTYNSPDEHLGGHTFGGYSEKIVVDRKFVLQVPENLDIKAVAPLLCAGITTYSPLRQWNVKKGDKVGVIGLGGLGHMGIKLANAMGAHVVMITTSPDKSQDAKKLGAAEVLISKDEKEMDKHKNSFDFLLNTVPVGHDVNPYIALLKRDATMVLVGAIEPLDPIHGGGLIASRKRIAGSLIGGIEETQEMLDFCGEHNIVSDVEMIDIQNINKAYDRVVKSDVKYRFVIDMKSLKNS is encoded by the coding sequence ATGAGCGAAGTAAAAGCATATGCTGCGCAGTCTAGTACTGCAGATTTAAAACCTTTTGATATTACTAGAAGAGAAATCACTGAAGAAGATGTTGAAATAGATATTCTGTATTGTGGGGTTTGTCATTCTGATATTCATACTGTGAGAAATGATTGGAAAAATGCAAAATATCCATCTGTACCCGGTCATGAGATTATTGGTAGAGTAGTAAAAGCTGGAAAGAATGCCAACAAATTTGAAAAAGGAGATCTTGTAGGGGTAGGATGTATGGTAGACTCCTGCCAGCACTGTGACTCCTGTAAAGAAGGTTTAGAACAATATTGCGAGAACGGTGCTACCTATACTTACAATAGTCCGGATGAGCATTTAGGTGGCCACACTTTTGGTGGTTATTCTGAAAAAATTGTAGTAGATCGAAAATTTGTATTACAGGTTCCAGAAAATCTTGACATTAAAGCGGTAGCTCCTCTGTTGTGTGCAGGAATTACCACGTATTCTCCTTTAAGACAATGGAATGTGAAGAAGGGTGATAAAGTTGGAGTTATTGGTCTTGGAGGATTAGGACATATGGGAATAAAATTAGCGAACGCTATGGGAGCTCATGTGGTGATGATAACCACTTCTCCAGATAAAAGTCAGGATGCTAAGAAATTGGGAGCTGCAGAAGTTTTGATCTCTAAAGATGAAAAAGAGATGGATAAACATAAGAACTCTTTTGACTTTTTACTGAATACAGTTCCTGTTGGTCATGATGTGAACCCTTATATTGCTTTGTTAAAAAGAGATGCAACTATGGTACTTGTTGGAGCAATAGAACCTTTAGATCCAATTCATGGAGGTGGATTGATCGCCTCAAGAAAGAGAATAGCTGGCTCACTAATTGGTGGAATAGAAGAAACTCAAGAAATGTTAGATTTCTGTGGTGAGCATAACATAGTTTCGGATGTGGAGATGATAGACATTCAAAATATCAATAAAGCTTATGATCGCGTAGTGAAATCTGATGTAAAATACAGATTTGTGATCGATATGAAATCTCTTAAAAATTCTTAA